The following coding sequences are from one Desulfosporosinus orientis DSM 765 window:
- the glpX gene encoding class II fructose-bisphosphatase — protein MERELTMEFARVTEAAALASARWVGLGNKEAADDAAVEAMRAVFDTIHMDGTVVIGEGEMDEAPMLYIGERVGNGENPQLDVAVDPLEGTNIVAKGMSGAIAVVAIATKGCLLHAPDMYMDKIAVGPAAVGKINLDAPAAENVANVAKALGKSMEDITVVILDRPRHHKLIQEVRACGARIRLITDGDVSPAVACAFEDTGVDMMMGIGGAPEGVLAAAALRCMGGEMQGRLWPENEEDVARANALGIVDVHKLLTMDDLVKGDDVFFSATGITEGPLVRGVTFTSKGALTHTVVARGKTGTVRFIEARHSFDKKPRYAMKGC, from the coding sequence TTGGAGAGAGAACTTACCATGGAGTTTGCCCGAGTAACAGAGGCAGCCGCTTTAGCTTCGGCGCGTTGGGTAGGCTTAGGCAATAAAGAAGCAGCAGATGATGCGGCTGTTGAAGCCATGAGAGCCGTTTTTGATACAATTCATATGGATGGGACCGTAGTTATCGGTGAAGGGGAAATGGACGAAGCTCCTATGCTTTATATCGGAGAACGCGTCGGAAACGGTGAAAACCCTCAATTAGACGTAGCTGTTGATCCTCTGGAAGGAACGAACATTGTGGCCAAAGGTATGTCCGGTGCAATAGCCGTTGTAGCAATTGCTACGAAGGGATGTTTGCTCCATGCTCCGGATATGTATATGGATAAGATTGCTGTTGGTCCGGCAGCGGTGGGAAAGATTAATTTAGATGCTCCGGCAGCTGAGAATGTTGCCAATGTCGCTAAGGCCTTAGGCAAGAGTATGGAGGATATTACCGTTGTAATTTTAGATCGTCCCCGCCATCATAAGCTTATTCAGGAAGTGCGGGCTTGTGGAGCCAGGATACGTCTCATAACAGATGGGGATGTTTCTCCGGCAGTGGCTTGCGCATTTGAAGATACCGGGGTGGATATGATGATGGGAATTGGCGGCGCGCCGGAAGGTGTCTTGGCTGCTGCGGCTCTTCGCTGTATGGGGGGAGAAATGCAAGGACGATTATGGCCGGAAAATGAAGAGGACGTTGCTCGAGCAAATGCTTTAGGGATTGTGGACGTACACAAATTATTGACTATGGATGACTTGGTCAAGGGGGATGATGTTTTCTTCTCAGCGACGGGTATCACGGAAGGCCCCTTAGTCCGCGGAGTAACTTTTACTTCTAAAGGAGCATTGACCCATACGGTGGTGGCTCGGGGGAAAACCGGGACGGTACGCTTTATTGAAGCACGACATAGTTTTGACAAAAAGCCGCGCTATGCTATGAAAGGCTGCTAA
- a CDS encoding DUF1385 domain-containing protein, which produces MSKPVQYGGQAVIEGVMMRGAHESAIAVRLPNGEIEVMRMKLNSWTGRPLLRQPFLRGFVALVDSLIVGIRSLTFSANRSMGQECGEELSFWEMALTVGFALSLGLLLFVGLPTGVAHLFQGRVTGSVWQNLLEGAIRLVVFFLYILLISRLKDIQRVFQYHGAEHKAIFTHEAGQDLTVENARSFPRLHPRCGTSFLLIVVVVSIFVFAFVGLYPLWWRLLSRMLLMPLVAGIAYEVLKFSSRNIESRWLRWLFVPGLLLQKLTTREPDDAQLEVALAALKGVLDSGQELT; this is translated from the coding sequence ATGAGCAAACCGGTTCAATACGGCGGGCAAGCAGTTATTGAAGGGGTTATGATGCGGGGAGCTCATGAGAGTGCTATTGCAGTTAGGCTTCCTAATGGAGAAATCGAAGTTATGCGGATGAAGCTTAATTCATGGACTGGGAGGCCCCTGCTAAGGCAGCCTTTCCTCCGGGGATTTGTTGCCCTGGTGGATTCCCTGATTGTAGGTATACGCTCTTTAACCTTTTCAGCAAACCGCTCAATGGGGCAAGAGTGCGGAGAGGAACTTAGCTTTTGGGAAATGGCCCTCACCGTTGGGTTCGCTTTAAGCTTAGGACTTTTGCTTTTTGTCGGATTGCCTACGGGTGTTGCCCACTTATTCCAAGGACGAGTAACTGGGTCTGTTTGGCAGAACCTGTTAGAGGGGGCAATAAGGCTCGTAGTTTTCTTTCTGTATATTTTGCTTATTTCCCGGCTCAAAGATATTCAGCGAGTTTTCCAATATCACGGTGCCGAGCATAAAGCTATATTTACCCATGAAGCGGGGCAAGATTTAACTGTAGAGAATGCGCGCTCCTTTCCAAGGCTGCATCCCCGCTGCGGGACTAGTTTTCTCCTCATTGTTGTGGTGGTCAGCATTTTTGTTTTTGCCTTTGTGGGGCTGTATCCTTTGTGGTGGCGCTTGCTTAGCCGCATGCTGCTTATGCCTTTGGTTGCTGGGATTGCTTATGAGGTCCTTAAATTCTCTTCTCGAAATATAGAATCTCGCTGGCTTCGGTGGCTTTTTGTTCCGGGTTTGTTATTACAGAAGCTGACGACGCGAGAACCGGATGATGCTCAGTTGGAAGTTGCCCTGGCTGCTTTAAAGGGTGTTTTAGATTCAGGTCAAGAACTTACGTAA
- a CDS encoding response regulator — MWGVAKILVVDDQLGVRRLLFETFREDQHEVEMAADGEEAVQLLNTFKPDLILMDMKMPGMNGIETLRQIRALDRQVGVIMMTAYGDAQNMEQAKELGILHYLSKPFDLFELRERVRDILIS, encoded by the coding sequence ATGTGGGGAGTGGCTAAGATTCTTGTAGTAGATGACCAACTTGGTGTGCGTCGCCTACTCTTTGAAACCTTCCGGGAGGATCAGCATGAGGTTGAAATGGCAGCAGATGGGGAAGAAGCTGTTCAACTACTAAATACCTTTAAGCCTGATCTCATATTAATGGACATGAAAATGCCGGGGATGAATGGGATTGAAACCTTAAGGCAAATCCGTGCTCTGGATCGTCAAGTCGGCGTGATTATGATGACTGCCTATGGGGATGCGCAGAATATGGAGCAAGCAAAGGAACTTGGAATTCTTCATTATCTAAGTAAACCCTTCGATTTATTTGAATTGAGAGAACGAGTGCGTGATATATTAATATCATAA
- the rpmE gene encoding 50S ribosomal protein L31: protein MKENIHPKYEQTTVTCACGEVIPTGSTRKDIKVEICSKCHPFYTGVQRFVDAGGRVDRFKRKYGM from the coding sequence ATGAAAGAAAATATTCACCCAAAATATGAACAAACCACAGTTACTTGTGCTTGTGGAGAAGTTATTCCAACGGGAAGCACAAGAAAAGACATCAAAGTGGAGATTTGTTCAAAATGCCATCCCTTCTATACCGGGGTACAGCGGTTTGTCGATGCTGGCGGACGGGTAGATCGGTTTAAAAGGAAATATGGGATGTAA
- the fsa gene encoding fructose-6-phosphate aldolase, with protein sequence MQFFLDSANIEEIKQAWNMGVIGGLTTNPSLVAKEGKDFHELLNTVVGIVDGPISAEVIALDYEGMLKEAHVLAGIHPNIVIKIPMTEEGLRTVKVLSSEGIKTNVTLVFTANQALLAARAGATYVSPFLGRLDDIGENGLNLLADICEIFQVHNISTKTIAASIRNPVHVTESAKIGADFATVPFGVLRQLFRHPLTDAGIEKFLADWKKR encoded by the coding sequence ATGCAGTTTTTCTTAGACTCGGCAAATATCGAAGAGATTAAGCAAGCATGGAATATGGGTGTCATCGGTGGTCTGACGACAAATCCCAGCTTAGTTGCCAAAGAGGGAAAAGACTTTCATGAACTGCTGAATACGGTTGTTGGAATTGTGGACGGCCCCATCAGTGCGGAAGTTATAGCACTGGACTATGAAGGAATGCTGAAGGAAGCCCATGTCCTGGCAGGGATTCATCCCAACATCGTCATTAAAATTCCTATGACTGAAGAAGGTCTCAGAACGGTAAAGGTATTGAGCTCTGAAGGCATTAAAACCAACGTTACTCTTGTTTTTACGGCTAATCAGGCTCTATTAGCGGCACGGGCAGGTGCTACATATGTAAGTCCTTTTCTGGGACGCTTAGATGACATCGGAGAAAATGGACTAAACTTATTGGCTGATATTTGTGAGATTTTCCAAGTTCATAACATTTCAACCAAGACCATAGCGGCTAGTATACGAAATCCGGTTCATGTGACCGAGTCTGCCAAAATTGGAGCAGATTTTGCAACGGTTCCTTTTGGGGTTTTACGACAACTTTTTCGTCATCCATTGACCGATGCTGGAATCGAAAAGTTTTTGGCTGATTGGAAAAAACGTTAA
- the prmC gene encoding peptide chain release factor N(5)-glutamine methyltransferase → MNIRDGMCWGEKELSKKGIENPRFDADLLLGEVLKKARDRLYLDWEHDLSFQEEESFRSLIQRRAANVPLQYILKRQEFMGLPFYVDERVLIPRADSEILVEKLLESMELEKEQRAGQKIKVADLCTGSGALAISTAYYFPSAEVVGTDLSFAALEVAEMNAKELEVSVQWRQGDFLKAIANERWDYIITNPPYVSLKDYDDCAPEIFYEPKMAFLGGEDGLNFYRCLVEGVGSILNPQGKVFMEIGWDQGEAVCSLFQKKGFATQVFQDLAGRDRVILAR, encoded by the coding sequence TTGAATATCAGGGATGGAATGTGTTGGGGCGAGAAGGAACTCTCAAAAAAGGGGATTGAAAATCCTCGCTTTGACGCAGACCTATTATTAGGGGAAGTGTTAAAAAAGGCGCGTGATCGACTCTACCTGGATTGGGAACATGATTTATCCTTCCAGGAGGAAGAGTCCTTTCGATCACTCATACAACGTCGTGCAGCTAATGTGCCGCTTCAGTATATTCTGAAGCGGCAAGAGTTTATGGGGCTCCCCTTTTATGTTGATGAAAGAGTGCTGATTCCGAGAGCGGATAGTGAAATTCTCGTTGAGAAGCTTTTGGAGAGTATGGAATTGGAAAAGGAACAAAGGGCAGGCCAGAAAATTAAGGTTGCCGATCTTTGTACCGGGAGCGGAGCCCTGGCAATTTCCACGGCCTATTATTTCCCTTCTGCGGAAGTGGTGGGAACGGATCTTTCGTTTGCCGCCTTAGAAGTAGCTGAAATGAATGCCAAGGAATTAGAGGTTTCAGTACAGTGGCGGCAGGGGGACTTTCTAAAGGCTATTGCAAATGAGCGTTGGGACTATATCATTACCAATCCTCCTTATGTCTCTTTAAAAGATTATGATGATTGTGCTCCTGAGATTTTTTATGAGCCCAAAATGGCTTTTTTAGGTGGAGAAGACGGATTGAATTTTTATCGCTGCTTAGTGGAAGGGGTGGGTTCTATATTGAACCCTCAGGGAAAAGTATTTATGGAAATTGGCTGGGATCAAGGCGAAGCCGTCTGCAGTCTGTTCCAAAAGAAAGGTTTTGCTACACAGGTTTTTCAAGATTTAGCCGGAAGGGACCGAGTGATCTTAGCGAGGTGA
- a CDS encoding class II fructose-1,6-bisphosphate aldolase, translated as MALVSMIELLDKAQKGHYAVGAFNCNNMEIVQAIVAAAEAEKAPVIIQASQGAIKYAGVEYITVLTKLAAEKASVPIALHLDHGTSFAQVMQCARNGFSSVMIDGSKHPLEDNIALTNKVIEAVRPLGISVEAELGKIGGTEDDITVSEREALFTDPEEAVYFVKSTQVDALAIAIGTAHGQYKGTPKLDFERLTQIRERVSTPLVLHGSSGVPEDALREAISRGICKVNIDTNIREAFVLAARKVLEEHPKEIDPRKMLGPAREAATQIIREKIQIFGSTGKA; from the coding sequence ATGGCGTTAGTATCAATGATTGAGTTATTGGATAAGGCCCAAAAAGGACACTATGCTGTAGGTGCTTTTAACTGCAATAATATGGAAATTGTCCAGGCGATTGTGGCTGCGGCAGAGGCGGAAAAAGCGCCGGTTATTATCCAGGCCAGCCAAGGAGCTATTAAATATGCAGGTGTTGAATACATTACTGTTTTAACAAAACTAGCTGCAGAAAAAGCGAGTGTGCCAATCGCTCTTCATTTAGATCATGGAACAAGCTTTGCGCAAGTAATGCAGTGCGCCCGCAATGGCTTTTCTTCGGTAATGATTGATGGGTCAAAGCACCCGTTGGAAGATAATATTGCCCTAACCAATAAAGTCATTGAGGCTGTTCGCCCTTTAGGGATTTCTGTAGAAGCCGAGTTAGGCAAAATTGGCGGCACTGAAGATGATATTACCGTCAGTGAGCGGGAAGCGTTATTTACAGATCCTGAGGAAGCAGTGTACTTTGTCAAGAGTACACAAGTTGATGCCTTGGCAATCGCTATTGGAACTGCCCATGGTCAATACAAGGGGACTCCCAAACTCGATTTTGAACGATTAACCCAGATTCGGGAACGAGTTTCTACTCCATTGGTATTACACGGCTCTTCAGGAGTGCCGGAGGATGCTCTTCGCGAAGCTATTTCACGAGGTATCTGCAAAGTTAATATTGATACCAATATTCGTGAAGCTTTTGTCCTGGCTGCCCGTAAAGTTCTTGAAGAACATCCCAAAGAAATTGATCCTCGTAAAATGTTAGGTCCTGCTCGGGAAGCGGCTACCCAAATTATTCGTGAGAAAATCCAGATTTTTGGAAGCACCGGCAAAGCATAA
- the prfA gene encoding peptide chain release factor 1, whose product MLEKLYEIERKYDELTELLSDPEIIANQSEWQKYAKAQAGMTNLVTTFRDYKEVRHELEETEALLKEDLDSEMKEMAEQEKDELLNKSRELEEQIRILLLPKDPLDEKNVIMEIRAGAGGDEAALFAGDLYRMYTRYAEGQGWKAELLSANYSEAGGYKEIIFLIEGQGAYSKLKFESGVHRVQRIPATESAGRIHTSTATVAVLPEAEDVEVSINPNDLRIDIYCSSGPGGQCVNTTQSAVRITHIPTGIIASCQDEKSQLKNKEKALRVLRARILEKAQEEALGEQASQRRTQVGTGDRSERIRTFNFPQGRVTDHRINLTLHRLETILTGELEELIQALSSSDQAERLKAEIQ is encoded by the coding sequence ATGTTAGAGAAGCTTTATGAAATCGAACGGAAATATGACGAATTAACGGAGCTCCTCAGTGACCCGGAAATCATTGCCAATCAGAGTGAATGGCAAAAATATGCTAAGGCCCAAGCCGGAATGACAAATCTCGTTACAACATTCAGAGACTATAAAGAAGTACGTCATGAATTAGAGGAGACTGAGGCACTCCTTAAAGAGGACTTGGATTCTGAAATGAAAGAAATGGCGGAACAGGAAAAAGACGAGTTGTTAAACAAATCCCGGGAGTTAGAAGAACAAATTCGTATTCTCCTCTTGCCCAAGGATCCTCTGGACGAGAAAAACGTTATTATGGAGATTCGTGCAGGAGCAGGCGGAGATGAAGCCGCCTTATTTGCAGGAGATCTTTATCGAATGTATACCCGTTATGCAGAAGGGCAAGGCTGGAAAGCGGAGCTTCTCAGCGCTAATTACTCTGAGGCCGGCGGGTATAAAGAAATTATATTTCTTATCGAAGGACAGGGTGCCTATAGCAAATTAAAATTTGAAAGCGGAGTGCATCGTGTTCAGAGGATCCCTGCTACAGAATCGGCAGGCAGAATTCACACTTCTACGGCTACAGTCGCCGTACTTCCTGAAGCGGAAGATGTCGAAGTTTCGATTAATCCCAATGATTTGCGTATTGATATTTACTGCTCCAGCGGACCTGGAGGTCAGTGTGTCAATACAACCCAATCGGCGGTACGTATCACGCATATACCTACTGGGATTATTGCGTCTTGCCAGGATGAAAAGTCTCAGCTTAAGAATAAAGAGAAAGCTTTGCGGGTCTTGCGTGCCCGAATACTTGAGAAAGCTCAAGAAGAAGCCCTTGGGGAACAGGCATCCCAGCGCCGTACCCAAGTTGGTACGGGTGACCGAAGCGAGCGAATTCGGACCTTTAACTTTCCTCAAGGCAGGGTGACAGATCACCGTATTAACTTGACCCTGCATCGCTTAGAGACGATTCTTACCGGAGAATTGGAGGAGCTGATTCAAGCCCTTAGTTCTTCGGACCAAGCTGAACGGCTAAAAGCAGAGATTCAATAG